TGCCAGAAGgaagagctgcagaagcagaagatGGAGCTGGAATGGGAGGTGGACAAGCTGGCCCGGGAGAACGCCGCCATGCGCCTGGAGCTCGACACCCTCCGTGGCAAGTACGAAGCCCTGCAGGGCTTCGCCCGCACCGTGGCTGCCCACGGGCCCCCTGCCAAGGTGGCCACCGCCAGCGTCATCACCATCGTGAAGTCCAGCGCCAACCAGGCCGCCTACTCCTAGTGTTGGCCTCTGTCCCCCGGCCGGGCATGGCCCCCCCGGGGTGCCTtttcccccaaatcccctcctGTACCCTCCCCGAGCTCCTTCCCACCAGGACCTGTGCCTGAAACCCTCCCTCTCCTGTCCCTTGACCTCCAGCTCCCCTGTGTAGggag
The sequence above is drawn from the Opisthocomus hoazin isolate bOpiHoa1 chromosome 8, bOpiHoa1.hap1, whole genome shotgun sequence genome and encodes:
- the MAFF gene encoding transcription factor MafF isoform X5, with product MAADGLSSKALKVKRELGENTPLLSDEELMGLSVRELNHHLRGLSKEEVARLKQRRRTLKNRGYAASCRVKRVCQKEELQKQKMELEWEVDKLARENAAMRLELDTLRGKYEALQGFARTVAAHGPPAKVATASVITIVKSSANQAAYS